TTACTGGGGATCATTGGGCACTAAGATTAACTTCAAAACGGAAGATGAGCTCAAAATCTGGCCGAATCCGGCTACCACCAGGTTGAATATTTACCTGCCGGGTGTTTCTGCTGAAATAAAATATAAAATTTCTGATATTCAGGGTAAAACGGTAGCTGAAGGAACATGTTTCAACTATATTGACATTTCAGCTATTGAAAAAGGGCTATACTTATTAATGATTGAAAATGAAGGAAAACATTACAATAAAAAATTTGTAATTTTCAGATAACTTTGCCGGAAATTTAAATCAATAAATTTATGGATTTAACAACCAGTTTTGCAGGATTTAAGCTGAAAAATCCAATCATAGCCGGAAGCAGTGGAATGACAGATAGTGTTGAAAAAATTATTTCACTTGAAAATGCCGGAGCATCAGCAGTCATTGTCAAAAGTCTCTTTGAGGAAGAGATCATTTATGAAATGGAAGAACAAAAGCACAGTATGAGCGGGAGGTTTTTCGTTTATCCTGAAAAATTCGACTATATGGAAGAAGAGCCTGAAGAAGACAGTGTCAGAAAATATCTGAGATTGCTTAAAGAAGCGAAAGAGTCAGTTTCTATTCCGGTATTAGCCTCAATAAATTGCGTTTCTTCGCAGAAATGGACATATTTTGCATCAGAAATTGAAAAGACAGGTGTCGATGCCCTTGAACTGAATGCTTTTATCCTGCCATCCGACTTCCACCGTACCGGAGCGGAGAATGAAAAACTTTATTTCGAAATCATTCAGGAAGTGAAAAAACATACCAATCTGCCACTTATTCTGAAAATCAGTTT
The sequence above is a segment of the Sphingobacteriales bacterium genome. Coding sequences within it:
- a CDS encoding dihydroorotate dehydrogenase-like protein; translated protein: MDLTTSFAGFKLKNPIIAGSSGMTDSVEKIISLENAGASAVIVKSLFEEEIIYEMEEQKHSMSGRFFVYPEKFDYMEEEPEEDSVRKYLRLLKEAKESVSIPVLASINCVSSQKWTYFASEIEKTGVDALELNAFILPSDFHRTGAENEKLYFEIIQEVKKHTNLPLILKISFYFSNLAQMIVKLSETGIKGITLFNRFYSPDFDIDNLSIIPSYVLSTPEDLPISLRWIGIMSGRVKCDLAASTGVHDGKALIKQLLAGANAVQLASTLYHHGPEYISVMLGELKQWMEYHEFNSIDDFRGKLSFSKAHDPAAYERVQFMKNFRKFRR